The genomic window ACGCCAATTGAAGTCACCTTTGCTTTCACAGCAGACAGAAAATTTCAAAAGATCCGGAATCATTTTCGCTCCATTGCTGATTTGCttgttttgctgattttttttgttttatgcatCTTTTGTTTTTCGATTGACATTCTAATTTAGCATAAGCCAAAATTGATAAGCTATTGTCAACAAAGAAATtctattttcatctctctctctctctccctctctgaccaccaccaccaccaccaataacagcaTCTCGttttccggatttttttttttttaatacgcaaATGTGATGTTAATGAATGCTGAAAGACTCCAATACCATTTGGCAAAGTTATTTGTCAGGCAAGCTGACTAAGTACTTGTATACGTATTCTCTCAGCCGCctgtttttcttcatttattttgttgttgttgttgtcagtgttgatttTGTTCTAAACCTTCATGCACTGTACTTCACAGCTACCGAATATTGCCTCACAAAGCCAGTAGTTTTCCTGGGGATGAAAATCAACAATTAATATTTAGCGCTTTATCATCAggacataaagaaaaaaatcccttttttttcttttacttttttatattttattgagTATTCATTCATATGAACATATCAATGGAAAATATATGCTTGTGCATTATGCCTGAAAATGGATGTCTGTTTTGCCACGCGTgtatacgcgtgcgtgtgtgcgcacgtgcgtgtgtgtgggggggggggagggggggggagtaacttCCTCGTGCAATGTCCTTACATTTTCCAAGCCGATCCAGTAGTCGTCATCGAGCGAGCCGAAGCCATCGCGGTAGTCCTGCCAGGACCTTGTGAAGCTCTCCGCGGTTCGGCGACGGTCCAAGATGTAGGTCCGGGTGGAACTGACCCGGCGACAGTTGacctggaagggggagggggcctggaggggggagatggtgtaGGTGTCTTGCCATTCCCCGTTCCTCTGCACGTCGCTGCAGTCTGCAAGAGTTTGAGTTTCAAGGCGGTGTCTatgtgtgcggactgatccatgtgCGCTAAACtccatctgatatatatatatatatatatatatatgtatatacatgtatatatacatatatataaacccaacgcgctgatcatgCCTTGAGAGCCTTCTCTTTGTTATtaacaaaaaaacgaaaggcaAAAAacctagacagacagaaaacatgcGAACCCACACTCACACGAACTGAGACGagtgtccaaacacacacacacacacacacacacacacacacacacacacacacacacacacacacacacacacacacacacacacacacacacacacacaacgcacatgcAACAACTCGCAATCTTACTTTCCACAATTTTCATGGGACACTTCCGCCTTGCTTGTCCAAAACACCTTGTCTCTCACACAGAAGCTTTCGCGTCTGCTCCGGTCttcagggagggggtggagggattcTTAAAAGTGCACCAAACGAACTTAAATACTTTTGGTTACTGCAGTTTAACTCTTTGTGTTCCTATTGTCCAAAATTGGCTGTCTGTCGGTGTTCGGCATCAACCAACACTCCCTCTGTTCAAATCCCAGCTAAAGCATCATCTGTTTAGTGAgacgtgttttttgggggtttttattaattgtttttctccactgtttgtcgggggcggaagggggagggtgagtgTGGTCAGTCATTTTCGGGTGCGGCTGTGTGTGAATGGGCGACTGCCAACTCatccatcacttttttttttcgtcaagaCCCTAACCAAgagcgttgagttacgctgctggtcaggcatctgcttagcagattgtggtgcagcgtatatggatttgtccgaacgcagtgacgcctccgcgagcaactgaactgaactgaacttagaTGAATGCGGTGTATAAATGCCATTCattatcaccttcatcatcatcatcattcgtcttcttcttattattattattactactactactattattatcatcatcattattattattgtcatcagcatcatcattatcattgctaacAGGAAAACGTGGACAGCTTCACTCACCGTGCAGGTACTTCTGGCAAGGCACGCCCGTATAGCCAGGAGCGCAGACACACAGCCCCAGAGGTCCCATGGTCTCCTTGTCCCCACAGGGTGGAGGCTGGGTggatagaatagagtagaatagactACAACAGACTAtgttttttctcccaagtttaccAAGGTTACAGGGAATAtttggagtggggggtgtggtggtggggcgcGTGGGTAAGGATAGTACAGAAAAGGTACACATCTTAATCGGTAAccatatgcaaacacaaatacagtacagaatacagaatacattatAATCTCAACAAgtgaaattcatatgtggtgtaaaacagagaAACAATACGAAACAAAATCagagtcattcaacatgtatatagatgaaccatattaagatgtcaacctagggcaaaccatccaTACCATCAAAAATCAGTAGGGTTTTAGACACATGTGCATAATCATACATGTAAGTAAGTGCTTGTggatgcataataataataataataataataataataataataataaaacaactaaTCGATAAGTAAAGAGTCCGACCATacagaaataacaaaagaaagggggaggggggggaaccaaacgaacaaaaataacaGACAAGAAATTAAACAATTTATctaaatacatgaaaaagaatgaaaaacaaaaacaaacccaaacaacaaaaagaaacattgtGTTGGTTTCCCCCATGTCGTTCATGCCAGTttcaataataatgctaataatgataacattaattaataatagcaatgatgacaacaacaacaacaacaacaacaacaatgaaataataataataataataataataataataataataataagatgataataataatgaaaatgataattatgatgatgatggtggtggtggtggttatgatgatgatttattctaTATAGCGCCTTTCCGCGCAAAACATGCTCAGTTGTACACTCCACgtgtaaaacatgcattcaaacactaTAACGACAACTCATATGCACCACCTTGCACAGTCATCCAGACAAACACTAACTGTAatccacgcacgtacgcacacagaagCATCACGCACAACATCGCACTCCCAAAACTCATACATTCAACTTCATGATACCTAAAGTTCATAAAATAGTTCAATGAAGATAAATGCATGAACAGATAGCTGAGCCAACTActaaaatagatgaatagataaatagatagacaaagaaagaaagaaacaaatacatacatgactaaatagatagatagatagatagataatatcagcataaatcaatagatagatgagtaaataaatgaatagatgagtcaataaagaaaatagataaataaatgattaaataaataaatgcatgaatgaataaataaatgcatgaacaaataaataaataaataattaattaattaataaacaatCAAATTGATATCGTTGAAAGACTAGCAGCCGTACCTCTTGGTAGAAGGACAAACTCGGGGAGGCCGCCGTGTTCATATTGGAGCAGTCCTCGGCCGCTTTGGCGTCCCCGAGGTGACACACCTTGAGGTCCACGTCGAACACGACTGACCTGCAGTTGGGGTCCCTCCGACACTCCCCGACACACTCCAGCTTGCTCCGGACCTGGGTGGAACGATACCTGCTGTCCTCCACCAGAACTTGATCGCTGCTGCAGTAAAGAGGCTGGACCAGTCGTTTACCGAAGACATTGTTGGTGTTGCCGCCGGTGCTGCTACTTTCGGTTTCTTTGAGTAAAATCCCTTGCAGGACTACGCACAGCGCTATGAGT from Babylonia areolata isolate BAREFJ2019XMU chromosome 1, ASM4173473v1, whole genome shotgun sequence includes these protein-coding regions:
- the LOC143287624 gene encoding microfibril-associated glycoprotein 4-like, yielding MGTVSTFTRLIALCVVLQGILLKETESSSTGGNTNNVFGKRLVQPLYCSSDQVLVEDSRYRSTQVRSKLECVGECRRDPNCRSVVFDVDLKVCHLGDAKAAEDCSNMNTAASPSLSFYQEPPPCGDKETMGPLGLCVCAPGYTGVPCQKYLHDCSDVQRNGEWQDTYTISPLQAPSPFQVNCRRVSSTRTYILDRRRTAESFTRSWQDYRDGFGSLDDDYWIGLENVHALTVDRDQELRVNIKVQNNSNYLLSYQNFRVSDEGSGYRLYFNTSALNSDNDCLEPLHGVRFSTYDHDRDGSGAVNCAERKKGGFWFSGSTCSVCNPMGVLYQPTSGRKLGVEGEATWDSLVGDVAIFKISMYLIPMLV